A single window of Vespa crabro chromosome 23, iyVesCrab1.2, whole genome shotgun sequence DNA harbors:
- the LOC124431960 gene encoding SH3 domain-binding glutamic acid-rich protein homolog: MVVKIYVSGISGNKEVKKRQQRVLMILDSKNVDYETIDITEPGKELDKEFMQSNSVGRDSKYPLPPQIFNEDEYCGDYEDFDMANELDELEKFLKITPPVSPEDISQDSKAQNNDIQENGNTSSREPSTDKDAATVKSESAENRTDLPKDNDPLDGSKPTELDGGTKANEEDVEQMEETGDKNEEKSDDQEKEE, translated from the exons ATGGTCGTTAAAATCTACGTATCGGGTATCAGCGGGAACAAGGAA GTGAAGAAAAGACAGCAACGGGTTTTAATGATATTGGATAGTAAGAATGTAGATTATGAAACTATTGATATAACTGAACCAGGAAAAGAGTTAGATAAAGAGTTTATGCAAAGCAATAGCGTTGGAAGAGACAGTAAATATCCTTTACCACCTCAAATATTTAACGAAGATGAATATTGTGGg GATTATGAAGATTTTGATATGGCTAATGAATTAgatgaattagaaaaatttcttaaaataacACCTCCAGTTAGTCCAGAGGATATATCTCAAGATTCGAAAGcacaaaataatgatattcaaGAGAATGGGAATACTTCGAGTCGAGAG CCATCCACAGACAAAGATGCAGCTACAGTAAAATCAGAAAG TGCAGAAAATAGAACGGATTTGCCAAAGGATAATGATCCATTGGATGGATCTAAACCGACAGAACTTGATGGTGGAACAAAAGCGAATGAAGAAGATGTAGAACAAATGGAAGAAACTGGCGATAAGAATGAAGAGAAGTCTGAtgatcaagaaaaagaagaatag
- the LOC124431959 gene encoding uracil phosphoribosyltransferase homolog — translation MGTADTIPVVKKLLINENNDIIEDYGPNLKLLPCNNQVKELQTILRDKNTTRSDFKFYADRLIRLVIEESLNQLPFSKHVVITPTGSQYNGLKYQKGNCGVSIIRSGEAMEQGLRDCCRSIRIGKILVESDADTHEARVVYAKFPDDIAERKVLLMYPIMGTGNTVIKAIAVLKEHNVLEENIILSNLFCTPVAAKTLVTVFPKMKILTSEIHCIAPNHFGQKYFGTIYYDIGEAGVQWEHF, via the exons ATGGGCACTGCAGATACCATACCAGTtgtcaaaaaattattaataaatgaaaataatgacattatcGAAGATTACGGAccgaatttgaaattattacctTGTAACAATCAAGTTAAAGAATTACAAACAATTTTACGCGACAa GAATACCACGAGGAGCGACTTTAAGTTTTATGCCGATCGTTTG aTTAGGCTTGTTATAGAAGAAAGTTTAAATCAATTGCCTTTTTCCAAACATGTGGTCATAACGCCAACCGGATCACAATACAATggtttaaaatatcaaaaaggTAATTGCGGTGTTTCTATTATAAGAAGCGGAGAAGCAATGGAacaa GGCTTAAGAGACTGTTGTCGTAGTATAAGAATTGGTAAAATACTTGTAGAAAGTGATGCAGATACACACGAAGCTAGGGTTGTTTATGCCAAATTCCCAGACGACATAGCAGAAAGGAAAGTCTTATTAATGTACCCTATAATGG GTACAGGAAATACTGTGATAAAGGCCATAGCTGTCTTAAAGGAACATAATGtattagaagaaaatatcatcttgtcaaatttattttgtacTCCAGTTGCAGCCAAAACTCTGGTCACTGTCTTTCCTAAG ATGAAGATCCTGACCTCAGAGATTCATTGTATTGCACCAAATCACTTTGGACAAAAATACTTTG GAACAATTTATTACGACATAGGGGAGGCAGGTGTACAGTGGGAacatttttga
- the LOC124431957 gene encoding polypeptide N-acetylgalactosaminyltransferase 5 isoform X2 yields MFRSKIRIHTCQVILLTSLVWFLVDVMVLMFYSDCIGGSGWGCSDTSKQTPTEENQPHPQAIKREIVDLQLYNKRKYKQSELHLWRPSKVVRENKGSPGEMGAAVHIAPELETKQQELFKLNQFNLMASDMISLHRSLKDIRLDGCKTKKYNKYLPDTSIVIVFHNEAWSTLLRTVWSVINRSPRSLLKEIILVDDASERDHLKKDLEEYVKTLPVPTYVYRTETRSGLIRARLLGAKHVKGQVITFLDAHCECTEGWLEPLLSRIADDRTIVVCPIIDVISDDTFEYIPASDMTWGGFNWKLNFRWYRVAQREMDRRNGDRTAPLRTPTMAGGLFSIDKDYFYELGAYDEGMDIWGGENLEMSFRIWMCGGTLEIATCSHVGHVFRKSTPYTFPGGTSKIVNHNNARLAEVWLDQWKYFYYNINPGARNVVVGNVSERIKLRERLKCKSFRWYLENIYPESPMPLDYYYLGDVKNVDTHTCLDTMGRRTGEVVGISYCHGLGGNQVFAYTKRQQIMSDDMCLDAASPQGPVKIVRCHGMGGNQAWVYNEETKMIRHTNTGHCLSKPRSGDASQPVLAQCDPHNAGQKWIMQSKFKWQAS; encoded by the exons ATGTTTCGCTCCAAGATTCGCATTCACACGTGTCAAGTGATTCTTCTAACGTCTTTGGTATGGTTTTTGGTAGACGTGATGGTACTTATGTTCTATTCGGATTGTATCGGAGGATCCGGATGGGGTTGTTCCGATACGAGCAAGCAAACACCAACGGAAGAAAATCAGCCACATCCTCAagcaataaaaagagaaattgtcgatctacaattatataataaaagaaagtataaGCAATCGGAATTACATTTATGGAGACCGTCGAAAGTCGTTAGAGAAAATAAGGGTAGTCCAGGTGAAATGGGAGCAGCTGTACATATTGCTCCTGAACTCGAAACTAAACAACAAGAGTTATTTAAATTGAATCAATTTAATCTAATGGCTAGTGACATGATTTCTTTACATCGTTCTTTAAAAGACATTAGACTCGACGGTTGTAAAACGAAAAAGTACAACAAGTATCTTCCGGACACTAGTATCGTTATCGTCTTTCATAACGAGGCTTGGAGCACTTTGTTACGTACCGTTTGGTCCGTTATCAATAGATCACCTAGATCGTTGTTAAAAGAGATTATTCTCGTTGATGACGCTAGTGAACGAG ATCATTTAAAAAAGGATTTAGAAGAATATGTTAAAACTTTACCCGTACCAACGTACGTTTATCGCACAGAGACAAGATCTGGTCTTATAAGAGCTAGACTATTAGGAGCGAAACACGTGAAAGGTCAAGTTATAACATTTTTGGATGCACATTGTGAATGTACGGAAGGATGGTTGGAACCATTGCTTTCAAGGATAGCAGACGATAGGACAATCGTTGTATGTCCGATCATCGATGTAATTAGCGATGATACGTTTGAATATATACCTGCTAGTGATATGACTTGGGGTGGTTTCAATTGGAAATTGAACTTTCGATG GTACAGAGTCGCACAAAGAGAAATGGATAGAAGAAATGGTGATAGAACAGCTCCTCTACGTACACCAACAATGGCAGGGGGTTTGTTTTCTATAGATAAAGACTATTTCTATGAACTTGGTGCGTATGACGAAGGAATGGACATATGGGGTGGTGAAAATCTTGAAATGAGTTTCCGA ATATGGATGTGTGGTGGGACATTGGAAATTGCAACATGCTCACACGTTGGACATGTATTCCGTAAGTCAACTCCGTATACCTTCCCTGGTGGTACCAGCAAGATAGTGAACCACAACAATGCGCGCCTCGCAGAGGTCTGGTTGGACCAATGGAAGTACTTCTATTACAACATTAATCCAG GTGCAAGAAATGTAGTCGTTGGAAATGTATCAGAACGAATAAAACTAAGAGAACGTCTTAAATGCAAGAGCTTCAGGTggtatttagaaaatatttatcctgAATCACCAATGCCgctagattattattatcttggtGATGTTAAAAATGTTGATACGCATACCTGTTTGGATACCATGGGTAGAAGAACAGGAGAAGTTGTTGGCATTAGCTATTGTCATGGACTAGGTGGTAATCAG GTATTTGCTTACACGAAACGACAACAGATAATGTCGGATGATATGTGCCTTGATGCAGCCAGCCCACAAGGTCCAGTTAAAATTGTTCGTTGCCATGGGATGGGTGGTAATCAAGCATGGGTCTACAATGAAGag ACAAAGATGATTAGGCACACAAATACAGGCCATTGTCTGTCAAAACCACGTTCAGGAGATGCCTCGCAGCCTGTTCTTGCACAATGCGATCCACATAATGCTGGACAAAAATGGATTATGCAAAGTAAATTCAAATGGCAAGCTAGCTAA
- the LOC124431961 gene encoding 60S ribosomal protein L37a has protein sequence MAKRTKKVGITGKYGTRYGASLRKMVKKMEITQHSKYTCTFCGKDAMKRSVVGIWSCKRCKRTVAGGAWVYSTTAAASTRSAVRRLREVKEQ, from the exons ATG GCTAAACGTACAAAGAAGGTTGGAATCACAGGGAAATATGGTACCCGATATGGAGCCTCTCTTAGGAAAATGgttaaaaaaatggaaataacacAGCATAGTAAATACACTTGTACCTTCTGTGGCAAG GATGCTATGAAACGCAGTGTTGTTGGAATCTGGTCATGTAAACGATGCAAAAGAACAGTCGCAGGTGGTGCGTGGGTATATTCTACAACTGCTGCTGCATCGACTAGGTCGGCAGTTCGAAGATTAAGGGAAGTTAAAGAGcagtaa
- the LOC124431957 gene encoding polypeptide N-acetylgalactosaminyltransferase 5 isoform X1 gives MFRSKIRIHTCQVILLTSLVWFLVDVMVLMFYSDCIGGSGWGCSDTSKQTPTEENQPHPQAIKREIVDLQLYNKRKYKQSELHLWRPSKVVRENKGSPGEMGAAVHIAPELETKQQELFKLNQFNLMASDMISLHRSLKDIRLDGCKTKKYNKYLPDTSIVIVFHNEAWSTLLRTVWSVINRSPRSLLKEIILVDDASERDHLKKDLEEYVKTLPVPTYVYRTETRSGLIRARLLGAKHVKGQVITFLDAHCECTEGWLEPLLSRIADDRTIVVCPIIDVISDDTFEYIPASDMTWGGFNWKLNFRWYRVAQREMDRRNGDRTAPLRTPTMAGGLFSIDKDYFYELGAYDEGMDIWGGENLEMSFRVWQCGGTLEISPCSHVGHVFRDKSPYTFPGGVSKIVLHNAARVAEVWMDEWRDFYYAMNPGARNVVVGNVSERIKLRERLKCKSFRWYLENIYPESPMPLDYYYLGDVKNVDTHTCLDTMGRRTGEVVGISYCHGLGGNQVFAYTKRQQIMSDDMCLDAASPQGPVKIVRCHGMGGNQAWVYNEETKMIRHTNTGHCLSKPRSGDASQPVLAQCDPHNAGQKWIMQSKFKWQAS, from the exons ATGTTTCGCTCCAAGATTCGCATTCACACGTGTCAAGTGATTCTTCTAACGTCTTTGGTATGGTTTTTGGTAGACGTGATGGTACTTATGTTCTATTCGGATTGTATCGGAGGATCCGGATGGGGTTGTTCCGATACGAGCAAGCAAACACCAACGGAAGAAAATCAGCCACATCCTCAagcaataaaaagagaaattgtcgatctacaattatataataaaagaaagtataaGCAATCGGAATTACATTTATGGAGACCGTCGAAAGTCGTTAGAGAAAATAAGGGTAGTCCAGGTGAAATGGGAGCAGCTGTACATATTGCTCCTGAACTCGAAACTAAACAACAAGAGTTATTTAAATTGAATCAATTTAATCTAATGGCTAGTGACATGATTTCTTTACATCGTTCTTTAAAAGACATTAGACTCGACGGTTGTAAAACGAAAAAGTACAACAAGTATCTTCCGGACACTAGTATCGTTATCGTCTTTCATAACGAGGCTTGGAGCACTTTGTTACGTACCGTTTGGTCCGTTATCAATAGATCACCTAGATCGTTGTTAAAAGAGATTATTCTCGTTGATGACGCTAGTGAACGAG ATCATTTAAAAAAGGATTTAGAAGAATATGTTAAAACTTTACCCGTACCAACGTACGTTTATCGCACAGAGACAAGATCTGGTCTTATAAGAGCTAGACTATTAGGAGCGAAACACGTGAAAGGTCAAGTTATAACATTTTTGGATGCACATTGTGAATGTACGGAAGGATGGTTGGAACCATTGCTTTCAAGGATAGCAGACGATAGGACAATCGTTGTATGTCCGATCATCGATGTAATTAGCGATGATACGTTTGAATATATACCTGCTAGTGATATGACTTGGGGTGGTTTCAATTGGAAATTGAACTTTCGATG GTACAGAGTCGCACAAAGAGAAATGGATAGAAGAAATGGTGATAGAACAGCTCCTCTACGTACACCAACAATGGCAGGGGGTTTGTTTTCTATAGATAAAGACTATTTCTATGAACTTGGTGCGTATGACGAAGGAATGGACATATGGGGTGGTGAAAATCTTGAAATGAGTTTCCGA GTATGGCAATGTGGTGGAACATTAGAAATCAGTCCATGTTCACACGTGGGACATGTATTCCGCGACAAGAGCCCATATACATTTCCTGGTGGTGTCAGCAAGATAGTTCTACACAATGCGGCCAGGGTTGCCGAAGTCTGGATGGATGAGTGGAGAGATTTTTACTATGCCATGAACCCAg GTGCAAGAAATGTAGTCGTTGGAAATGTATCAGAACGAATAAAACTAAGAGAACGTCTTAAATGCAAGAGCTTCAGGTggtatttagaaaatatttatcctgAATCACCAATGCCgctagattattattatcttggtGATGTTAAAAATGTTGATACGCATACCTGTTTGGATACCATGGGTAGAAGAACAGGAGAAGTTGTTGGCATTAGCTATTGTCATGGACTAGGTGGTAATCAG GTATTTGCTTACACGAAACGACAACAGATAATGTCGGATGATATGTGCCTTGATGCAGCCAGCCCACAAGGTCCAGTTAAAATTGTTCGTTGCCATGGGATGGGTGGTAATCAAGCATGGGTCTACAATGAAGag ACAAAGATGATTAGGCACACAAATACAGGCCATTGTCTGTCAAAACCACGTTCAGGAGATGCCTCGCAGCCTGTTCTTGCACAATGCGATCCACATAATGCTGGACAAAAATGGATTATGCAAAGTAAATTCAAATGGCAAGCTAGCTAA